The following are encoded together in the Serratia sp. UGAL515B_01 genome:
- a CDS encoding VOC family protein has translation MNAQYFVSPNKIRAKFSQALSSMYQKEVPLYGTLLELVAETNRQVLHEDAALAHRLQTTGEINRLTMERHGAIRVGTAKELKNLRRLFNVMGMSPVGYYDLTTAGVPVHSTAFRAVHETDLQVSPFRVFTSLLRLELIENETLRTLAQQLLSRRNIFTERVLELIILHETQGGLKTSQAQEFVTQALETFRWHSLATVSASEYQQLNAQHRLVADIVAFKGPHINHLTPRTLDIDRVQSAMPGRGIIPKAIIEGPPARNCPILLRQTSFKALEEDVAFIEPNGHQVAGHHTARFGEIEQRGVALTPKGRLLYDRLLQATNDQLQVPATESNASQYYQLLNDNFRAFPDDYDSLREQQLAWFRYFPTERGLAAKDTLDKHCTLEQLIVLDYIRFQPLVYEDFLPVSAAGIFRSNLGNAHHTQYEQTSSRAAFEHALETEVIDEIELYQQTQQRSLQTCAQALGLRMLDTLLI, from the coding sequence ATGAACGCCCAGTATTTCGTCTCACCAAATAAAATACGTGCCAAATTTTCTCAGGCGCTGTCGTCCATGTATCAAAAGGAGGTACCACTATACGGTACATTGCTCGAATTGGTTGCAGAGACTAATCGACAGGTACTGCATGAAGATGCTGCACTGGCTCACAGATTGCAAACTACTGGAGAGATTAATCGATTAACCATGGAACGACATGGCGCTATAAGAGTCGGCACTGCAAAAGAGTTAAAAAATTTACGACGGCTATTTAATGTTATGGGCATGTCGCCAGTTGGCTACTACGATCTGACCACGGCTGGAGTCCCTGTCCACTCAACAGCATTCAGGGCTGTACACGAAACCGACCTGCAAGTCAGTCCTTTCAGAGTGTTTACCTCTTTGTTACGACTTGAATTGATTGAAAATGAAACATTACGTACGCTGGCACAACAGTTACTCTCTCGCCGCAACATTTTCACTGAACGTGTTCTAGAACTGATTATATTGCACGAAACACAGGGAGGGTTAAAAACCTCTCAGGCGCAGGAATTTGTCACACAAGCACTCGAAACCTTCCGCTGGCACAGTTTAGCCACGGTGAGTGCCAGCGAATACCAGCAATTAAATGCTCAACACCGTTTGGTTGCAGACATTGTGGCGTTCAAAGGGCCACATATTAATCATTTGACACCAAGGACACTGGATATTGACCGCGTTCAATCAGCGATGCCAGGCCGAGGAATTATCCCCAAAGCGATTATTGAAGGACCTCCAGCACGTAATTGTCCTATTCTACTGCGTCAAACCAGTTTTAAGGCATTAGAAGAAGATGTGGCATTTATTGAACCAAACGGCCATCAAGTTGCAGGACATCATACTGCCCGCTTTGGAGAAATTGAACAACGAGGGGTAGCCCTGACACCAAAAGGGAGATTGCTATACGATCGTTTATTACAGGCGACCAATGATCAGTTACAAGTCCCCGCAACTGAAAGTAATGCCTCACAATACTACCAGTTGTTGAATGACAACTTCCGCGCTTTTCCTGATGACTATGATTCCTTACGTGAGCAACAACTGGCCTGGTTCCGCTATTTTCCTACAGAACGTGGGCTAGCAGCCAAAGACACGCTAGATAAGCACTGTACTCTCGAACAACTTATTGTTCTGGACTACATTCGTTTCCAACCATTGGTATATGAAGACTTCCTACCAGTTAGTGCAGCGGGGATCTTCCGATCCAATCTAGGAAACGCCCATCATACGCAGTACGAGCAAACGTCAAGCCGTGCCGCGTTTGAACACGCGTTAGAAACGGAGGTGATCGATGAAATCGAACTGTACCAACAAACGCAACAACGCTCACTGCAAACTTGTGCACAAGCTTTAGGGTTGCGTATGCTCGACACTCTGCTCATTTGA
- a CDS encoding YcbJ family phosphotransferase, translating into MEQLRAELSIVLGESISRLERVSEQPYAHMYSLYDKQNHAIPLMAKSFVCEGIAQQEAYKLSMLAREGDIRLPTVLGMVSTRQEPYYEILLIERLRGVSVEAPTRTAGRWDILMDQVIDGVLAWHRIDSHGCVGTVDNTQENDWFNWYQQRIEVLWSTLNNLNSPLLTMADRRLLYRTKEMLGDFFDDFDDPCVLVHGNLSLRSMLKDAKTDQLLAMLNPGMMLWAPREYELFRLCEAGMSDQLLFRYLQRAPVAESFLSRRWLYVVWEIVAKMTHTGQLDRELFDQASKQLVPWLAQ; encoded by the coding sequence ATGGAACAGTTGCGTGCTGAATTGAGTATTGTGCTGGGGGAGTCAATCAGTCGCCTGGAGCGCGTCAGTGAACAACCTTATGCCCACATGTACTCGCTTTACGATAAGCAGAACCATGCAATTCCGTTAATGGCGAAAAGCTTTGTTTGTGAGGGGATAGCTCAACAGGAAGCTTACAAGCTTTCTATGCTGGCGCGCGAGGGGGATATTCGTCTGCCTACGGTTTTGGGTATGGTCTCTACCCGTCAAGAGCCCTACTATGAAATTTTGTTGATCGAGCGTCTGCGAGGGGTTTCGGTTGAGGCTCCTACGCGTACTGCAGGGCGCTGGGATATCTTGATGGATCAGGTTATCGATGGGGTGCTGGCTTGGCATCGCATCGATAGTCATGGGTGTGTTGGCACAGTTGACAACACCCAAGAAAATGACTGGTTCAACTGGTACCAACAGCGGATCGAGGTGCTATGGTCAACTTTGAATAATCTTAACTCCCCGCTGTTGACCATGGCGGATCGCCGTTTGCTGTATCGAACAAAGGAGATGCTGGGCGATTTTTTTGACGATTTTGACGATCCTTGTGTGTTGGTACACGGTAATCTTTCCTTACGCAGTATGCTGAAAGATGCTAAAACCGATCAATTGCTGGCGATGCTTAACCCAGGCATGATGTTGTGGGCACCTAGGGAGTACGAGCTTTTTAGACTTTGTGAAGCGGGAATGTCCGACCAACTACTCTTTCGTTATTTACAGCGTGCGCCGGTAGCGGAATCTTTCCTTTCGCGTCGTTGGTTGTATGTTGTGTGGGAAATAGTCGCCAAGATGACCCATACTGGCCAACTGGATCGTGAACTATTCGATCAGGCATCAAAGCAACTAGTGCCCTGGCTCGCGCAATAA
- the mukF gene encoding chromosome partition protein MukF: MSDISQTVPELVAWARKNDFSISLPTERLAFLLAIATLNGERLDGEMSEGELVDAFRHVSKGFEQTNETVANRANNAINDMVRQRLLNRFTSELADGNAIYRLTPLGIGITDYYIRQREFSTLRLSMQLSIVAEELKRAADAAEEGGDDYHWHRNVFAPLKYSVAEIFDSIDLTQRLMDEQQQSVKEDIAALLNKDWRAAISSCEMLLSETSVTLRELQDTLEAAGDKLQANLLRIQDATLGGMELGFVDKLVFDLQSKLDRIISWGQQAIDLWIGYDRHVHKFIRTAIDMDKNRVFAQRLRQSVQNYFESPWSLTHANADRLLDMRDEELALRSEEVTGELPPDLEFEEFSEIREQLAAMIEQALKIYQEQKMPLDLGAVMRDYLAQYPRVRHFDVARIVVDQAVRLGVAEADFSGLPAKWQAINDYGAKVQAHVIDKY; this comes from the coding sequence ATGAGTGACATTTCCCAGACAGTCCCCGAACTGGTCGCCTGGGCACGGAAAAATGACTTCTCTATTTCGCTCCCCACAGAGCGTCTCGCTTTTTTGCTGGCCATAGCCACACTAAATGGTGAGCGCCTAGATGGTGAGATGAGCGAAGGTGAGCTGGTTGATGCATTTCGCCATGTCAGCAAAGGGTTTGAACAGACGAATGAAACAGTGGCGAACCGTGCTAATAATGCGATAAACGACATGGTACGCCAGCGCCTTTTGAATCGTTTTACCAGCGAATTAGCCGATGGAAATGCGATTTATCGACTGACGCCGCTGGGTATTGGTATTACAGATTATTACATTCGCCAGCGTGAGTTTTCTACACTGCGCCTTTCAATGCAGTTGTCCATTGTGGCTGAAGAGTTGAAACGTGCCGCAGATGCAGCTGAAGAAGGCGGCGATGACTACCATTGGCATCGCAATGTTTTTGCACCACTAAAGTACTCGGTGGCAGAGATCTTCGACAGTATTGATCTTACTCAGCGGTTAATGGATGAACAGCAGCAGAGTGTGAAAGAGGATATCGCTGCACTGCTCAACAAGGATTGGCGTGCGGCGATCTCCAGCTGTGAGATGCTGCTGTCGGAAACGTCAGTCACGTTGCGTGAGCTACAGGATACGCTTGAGGCTGCAGGTGATAAACTTCAGGCCAACCTGTTACGTATCCAGGATGCCACACTGGGTGGGATGGAGCTGGGTTTTGTTGACAAGTTGGTGTTCGACCTGCAAAGCAAACTCGATCGCATCATCAGTTGGGGACAACAGGCGATTGATCTGTGGATCGGTTATGATCGCCACGTGCATAAGTTTATTCGCACTGCGATCGACATGGATAAAAACCGGGTATTTGCTCAACGTCTGCGTCAGTCCGTGCAAAATTATTTCGAAAGCCCTTGGAGCCTAACTCATGCTAATGCTGACCGTCTACTCGACATGCGTGACGAGGAACTGGCGTTACGCAGTGAGGAAGTTACCGGGGAATTACCTCCTGACCTTGAGTTTGAAGAGTTCAGTGAAATCCGTGAACAGTTGGCTGCCATGATCGAACAAGCGTTAAAGATTTATCAGGAACAAAAAATGCCACTCGATCTTGGGGCGGTGATGCGCGACTATCTGGCACAATATCCGCGAGTGCGTCATTTTGACGTTGCACGCATAGTGGTCGACCAGGCAGTGCGCCTTGGTGTGGCCGAAGCCGATTTTTCAGGGTTGCCGGCAAAATGGCAGGCAATCAATGATTACGGAGCCAAGGTACAGGCCCATGTCATCGACAAATATTGA
- a CDS encoding cold shock domain-containing protein encodes MSKKMGQVKWFNESKGFGFIEQQDGGKDVFVHFSAIMTEGFKTLAEGQRVEYTIQDSPRGPAAANVVAL; translated from the coding sequence ATGTCTAAGAAGATGGGTCAGGTAAAGTGGTTCAACGAAAGCAAAGGTTTTGGTTTCATTGAACAACAAGACGGCGGCAAAGATGTATTTGTACATTTCTCCGCTATCATGACCGAAGGTTTCAAAACTCTGGCTGAAGGCCAGCGTGTTGAATACACCATTCAGGACAGCCCGCGTGGGCCGGCTGCCGCTAACGTTGTTGCTCTGTAA
- the elyC gene encoding envelope biogenesis factor ElyC: protein MLFNLKKFIGNLMMPLPALLLLMGLALLLLWFTRWQKSGKVILSLSWLLLLLLSLQPVSDRLLRPLESDYVTYRGNTQVDYIVVLGGIYTFNPDWAPSSNLLDNSLPRVTEGVRLYLSHPGSKMVFTGGRGASTISNAATAARVAESLGVPRRDIITLDRPLDTEQEAAEVAELVEQKPFILVTSANHMPRAMGFFEVQGLHPIPAPANQLAISSPLNIWEKVMPSPMFLGHSERAVYETLGGIWQRLKSKQEKTIPK, encoded by the coding sequence ATACTTTTCAACCTAAAAAAGTTCATCGGTAACCTGATGATGCCATTGCCCGCGCTGTTGTTACTGATGGGGCTAGCTTTACTATTGCTATGGTTTACCCGCTGGCAGAAAAGCGGCAAAGTCATATTGAGCCTGAGTTGGCTGCTTTTGCTCCTGCTGAGCTTGCAACCTGTATCAGACCGCCTGCTACGACCACTTGAATCAGACTATGTGACCTATCGTGGCAACACACAGGTAGATTATATCGTGGTATTAGGTGGAATTTATACTTTTAACCCCGATTGGGCGCCCAGTTCAAACCTGCTCGACAATAGCCTGCCTAGGGTCACAGAAGGTGTCAGGTTATATCTTTCACACCCTGGCAGCAAAATGGTCTTTACCGGAGGCCGAGGAGCAAGCACCATAAGCAACGCCGCTACTGCAGCACGGGTTGCTGAAAGCCTAGGCGTACCACGCAGAGACATCATCACTCTGGATCGCCCGTTGGATACCGAGCAAGAAGCGGCAGAGGTTGCTGAGTTAGTTGAGCAAAAGCCTTTTATTCTGGTTACATCCGCTAACCATATGCCACGCGCCATGGGCTTTTTCGAAGTGCAGGGATTACATCCAATCCCTGCTCCCGCGAACCAGTTGGCGATCAGTTCCCCATTAAACATCTGGGAGAAAGTGATGCCCTCTCCCATGTTCCTTGGACACAGCGAACGGGCGGTATATGAAACCCTTGGCGGCATTTGGCAACGATTGAAAAGCAAACAGGAAAAAACGATACCCAAGTAG
- the cmoM gene encoding tRNA uridine 5-oxyacetic acid(34) methyltransferase CmoM: MQDRNFDDIAEKFARNIYGTTKGKIRQAVVWQDLTFLLAMLPQRPLRILDAGGGEGHMACQLAELGHQVLLCDLSSEMIQRAALLAEQKGVSQNMQFIQSSAQEISQHLEQPVDLILFHAVLEWIAEPQVALQALYNCLLPGGALSLMFFNANGLLMRNVVLGNFQLVAPEVRRRRKRSLSPQYPHNPPQVYSWLEQMGMQISGKTGVRVFHDYLQSRQLQTQKFEELLALEQHYCRQEPYVSLGRYIHVMAHKPNLKDEL; this comes from the coding sequence ATGCAGGATCGTAACTTTGACGATATTGCTGAGAAATTTGCGCGTAATATTTACGGCACGACCAAAGGTAAAATCCGTCAGGCTGTGGTCTGGCAGGATCTGACTTTCCTCTTGGCGATGTTGCCACAAAGGCCTCTGCGTATTTTGGATGCCGGTGGTGGCGAAGGGCATATGGCCTGTCAATTAGCAGAATTAGGCCATCAAGTCTTGTTGTGCGATCTTTCCAGTGAGATGATCCAGCGTGCTGCGTTACTGGCAGAGCAGAAAGGTGTGAGCCAGAACATGCAATTCATACAAAGTTCTGCACAAGAGATAAGCCAACACTTGGAACAGCCTGTTGATCTGATATTGTTCCACGCGGTGTTAGAGTGGATCGCGGAACCACAGGTTGCACTACAGGCTCTGTACAACTGTTTGTTGCCTGGCGGCGCACTTTCACTGATGTTTTTTAATGCCAATGGTCTTTTGATGCGCAATGTCGTTTTGGGGAATTTCCAATTGGTTGCGCCCGAGGTTAGAAGGCGTCGAAAGCGCTCTCTGTCGCCACAGTACCCACATAATCCACCGCAAGTTTACAGTTGGTTGGAACAGATGGGGATGCAGATTTCAGGGAAAACCGGCGTGAGGGTTTTCCATGATTATCTGCAAAGCAGGCAATTACAGACACAAAAATTTGAAGAGTTACTGGCGCTTGAACAACACTATTGCCGGCAAGAACCCTACGTGAGTTTGGGGCGTTACATTCACGTTATGGCGCATAAACCAAACCTGAAGGACGAACTATGA
- the kdsB gene encoding 3-deoxy-manno-octulosonate cytidylyltransferase — MSFIAIIPARYASTRLPGKPLADIHGKPMVVHVMERARESGASRVIVATDHPDVAKAVEAAGGEVCMTSSEHHSGTERLAEVIEKCGFSDDEIIVNVQGDEPLIPHVIVRQVAENLAASNVGMATLAVPIDTAEEAFNPNAVKVVMDAQGYALYFSRATIPWDRERFAQSKENIGNSLLRHIGIYAYRAGFIRRYVSWQPSQLEQIELLEQLRVLWYGEKIHVAVAHAIPSVGVDTPEDLQRVRESIKH, encoded by the coding sequence ATGAGTTTTATTGCTATCATCCCTGCGCGTTACGCTTCTACCCGGTTGCCTGGCAAACCGTTAGCGGATATTCACGGTAAACCCATGGTAGTGCATGTGATGGAACGTGCGCGTGAATCAGGTGCCTCTCGCGTTATCGTAGCCACCGATCATCCCGATGTTGCCAAAGCGGTGGAAGCGGCGGGCGGAGAGGTCTGTATGACCAGTTCTGAACATCACTCAGGCACTGAACGCTTGGCTGAAGTGATCGAAAAATGCGGCTTTTCAGATGATGAAATCATCGTCAATGTGCAAGGCGATGAACCCTTGATTCCCCATGTAATTGTACGTCAGGTGGCAGAAAACCTTGCCGCCAGTAATGTGGGCATGGCTACACTGGCTGTACCGATTGACACTGCTGAAGAGGCTTTTAACCCCAATGCGGTAAAAGTGGTAATGGATGCGCAAGGCTACGCGCTCTATTTTTCGCGTGCGACTATTCCGTGGGATCGTGAACGCTTTGCCCAGTCTAAAGAAAACATTGGTAACAGCTTACTGCGACATATCGGTATCTATGCTTATCGAGCAGGATTCATCCGCCGTTACGTTAGCTGGCAGCCAAGTCAATTGGAACAGATCGAATTGTTAGAGCAGCTACGTGTTCTGTGGTACGGAGAAAAAATTCACGTCGCTGTGGCGCATGCCATTCCTAGTGTCGGCGTGGATACTCCCGAAGACCTGCAACGTGTGCGTGAAAGTATCAAACACTGA
- the mukE gene encoding chromosome partition protein MukE, whose translation MSSTNIEQVMPVKLAKALSNTLFPALDSQLRAGRHIGIDELDNHAFLMDFQDELEDFYARYSVELIRAPEGFFYLRPRSTTLIPRSVLSELDMMVGKILCYLYLSPERLAHEGIFSQQELYEELLSLADENKLLKFVNQRSTGSDLDRQKLHEKVRSSLNRLRRLGMLYFMGNDSSKFRITEAVFRFGADVRSGDDPREAQLRMIRDGEAMPVENSLSLNDDIDAQADITNDSAEDEQE comes from the coding sequence ATGTCATCGACAAATATTGAACAAGTAATGCCAGTCAAGCTGGCCAAGGCATTGTCTAACACACTATTTCCTGCGTTAGATAGCCAATTGCGGGCAGGTCGTCACATCGGTATTGATGAGTTGGACAACCATGCTTTCTTAATGGACTTCCAAGATGAGTTGGAAGATTTTTATGCTCGCTATAGCGTCGAGCTGATCCGCGCGCCGGAAGGATTCTTTTACCTGCGCCCTCGCTCCACCACATTGATCCCACGTTCTGTACTTTCCGAATTGGATATGATGGTTGGCAAGATCCTCTGTTACCTCTATCTCAGCCCGGAGCGTCTCGCCCACGAAGGCATCTTCAGCCAGCAAGAGTTGTATGAAGAACTGTTGAGCCTGGCGGATGAGAACAAGTTGTTGAAGTTTGTTAACCAGCGCTCTACTGGTTCGGATCTGGATCGCCAGAAGCTACATGAAAAAGTACGTTCCTCACTCAATCGCCTGCGCCGCCTGGGCATGTTGTACTTCATGGGTAATGACAGTAGCAAGTTCCGCATCACTGAAGCGGTATTCCGTTTTGGCGCTGATGTGCGTAGCGGCGACGATCCGCGTGAAGCACAGTTACGCATGATCCGTGACGGTGAGGCGATGCCGGTTGAAAACAGTCTGTCACTGAATGATGACATTGATGCGCAAGCAGATATCACTAATGACAGTGCAGAGGATGAACAGGAATGA
- a CDS encoding cold-shock protein, whose amino-acid sequence MFKNKNTVLKMGRVKWFDQAEGYGFISPVDGSDEIYVSRRAIANTKIKSLNEGQDVEFSIYRSSHGLSAADVIAF is encoded by the coding sequence ATGTTTAAGAATAAAAATACTGTGTTAAAAATGGGCCGTGTGAAGTGGTTTGACCAAGCTGAAGGCTATGGTTTTATTTCACCGGTTGATGGTAGTGACGAAATTTACGTTAGCCGCCGAGCTATCGCCAATACCAAGATTAAATCGTTAAACGAAGGTCAGGACGTTGAGTTCTCGATCTATCGCAGCTCTCATGGACTGTCCGCGGCAGACGTTATCGCGTTCTGA
- a CDS encoding Trm112 family protein: MDHRLLEIVACPVCNGKLYFNKQNQELVCKLDGLAYPLRDGIPVLLENEARSLSLDEKHA, translated from the coding sequence ATGGATCACCGTTTACTCGAGATCGTTGCCTGCCCTGTATGCAACGGAAAACTGTATTTCAATAAACAAAACCAGGAACTGGTCTGTAAATTGGACGGCCTGGCCTATCCATTGCGCGATGGTATTCCGGTGTTACTGGAAAATGAAGCGCGTTCACTCTCACTTGACGAGAAGCACGCATGA